The proteins below are encoded in one region of Geomonas ferrireducens:
- a CDS encoding glutaredoxin family protein: protein MESYFTTKQIPFTVRDIRKDPDARKEWRERYGGEIVPTIVFDGGKRIVDGCDIPAIERTLRELAPAAPPSR from the coding sequence GTGGAAAGTTATTTCACCACAAAACAAATCCCCTTCACGGTGCGCGACATCCGCAAGGACCCCGACGCACGCAAGGAGTGGCGCGAGCGATACGGCGGCGAGATCGTGCCGACCATCGTCTTCGACGGCGGCAAACGAATCGTCGACGGCTGCGACATCCCCGCAATCGAGCGCACCCTGCGCGAGTTGGCACCCGCCGCGCCCCCATCCCGTTGA
- a CDS encoding sigma-54-dependent transcriptional regulator yields the protein MSATLYPSFGILLVDDEPDWLYSMSITLERAGLNNILTCQDSREALSMMARHEIGLVLLDLTMPHLSGEELLERIAEEHPEVTVIIVSGLNQLETAVQCMRSGAFDYYVKTSEEGRIVKGVKRAVREKELQLENRELRNRFLYDRLEHPEAFRDIVTGDKGMRSIFQYIEAVAVSSQPILVTGESGVGKELVVAALHRLSGRKGQFVAVNVAGLDDAMVSDTLFGHVKGAYTGAAEARSGMIEQAADGTLFLDEIGDLSLGSQVKLLRLLQEGEYYPIGSDRPRRMRARVVVATHQDLAARQAAGAFRKDLYYRLRAHHLHVPPLRKRKEDIPLLLDHFLELACAEFAKKKPTLPKELAVLLSTYDFPGNVRELKAMVYDAVSLHQGGVLSMEAFIRAIGERPAHPAEELHAEPAENPFFNVERLPGFTEAIDLLVAEAVRRAEGNQSIAARLLGVSQPTLSKRLKQRREF from the coding sequence ATGAGTGCGACCCTCTACCCGTCCTTCGGCATCCTCCTAGTGGACGACGAGCCGGATTGGCTCTACTCGATGAGCATCACGCTGGAGCGCGCCGGGCTGAACAACATCCTCACCTGCCAGGACAGCCGCGAGGCGCTCTCGATGATGGCGCGGCACGAGATCGGCCTCGTGCTCCTCGATCTCACCATGCCTCACCTCTCGGGAGAGGAGCTTCTGGAGCGGATCGCCGAGGAGCACCCCGAGGTGACGGTGATCATCGTAAGCGGTCTGAACCAGCTGGAGACCGCGGTGCAGTGCATGAGAAGCGGCGCCTTCGACTACTACGTGAAGACTTCGGAGGAGGGGCGCATCGTCAAGGGGGTCAAGCGGGCGGTGCGCGAGAAGGAGCTGCAGCTCGAGAACCGGGAGCTCAGAAACCGCTTCCTGTACGACCGGCTGGAGCACCCGGAGGCCTTTCGCGACATCGTGACCGGCGACAAGGGGATGCGCTCCATCTTCCAGTACATCGAGGCGGTGGCGGTGAGTTCGCAGCCGATCCTGGTGACCGGGGAGAGCGGTGTCGGCAAGGAACTCGTCGTGGCGGCGCTGCACCGTCTTTCCGGGCGAAAGGGTCAGTTCGTCGCTGTGAACGTGGCGGGACTCGACGACGCCATGGTCTCGGACACCCTCTTCGGGCACGTGAAGGGGGCGTACACCGGTGCTGCCGAGGCGAGAAGCGGCATGATCGAGCAGGCCGCGGACGGGACCCTGTTCCTCGACGAGATCGGCGACCTGAGCCTTGGCTCCCAGGTGAAGCTCCTGAGACTTTTGCAGGAGGGGGAATATTACCCAATCGGGAGCGACCGGCCGAGGCGCATGAGGGCGCGCGTGGTGGTGGCAACACACCAGGACCTGGCGGCGCGCCAGGCGGCGGGCGCCTTCAGAAAGGACCTCTACTACCGGTTGCGTGCGCACCACCTGCATGTCCCGCCGCTGCGCAAGAGAAAGGAAGACATCCCGCTGCTTTTGGATCACTTCCTCGAGCTTGCCTGCGCCGAGTTCGCCAAGAAAAAGCCGACCCTCCCGAAGGAGCTCGCCGTGCTGCTCTCCACCTACGACTTTCCGGGAAACGTGCGCGAGTTGAAGGCGATGGTGTACGACGCGGTCAGCCTGCACCAGGGGGGTGTTCTCTCCATGGAGGCGTTCATCCGGGCCATCGGGGAGCGGCCGGCGCATCCAGCCGAGGAGTTGCACGCCGAGCCCGCCGAGAACCCGTTCTTCAACGTGGAGCGTCTCCCAGGTTTCACCGAGGCGATCGATCTCTTGGTCGCCGAGGCGGTGCGCAGGGCCGAAGGGAACCAGTCCATCGCGGCCAGGCTTCTCGGGGTGTCGCAGCCGACGCTCAGCAAGAGGCTAAAGCAGCGCAGAGAGTTTTAG
- a CDS encoding transporter substrate-binding domain-containing protein: MMTTSARFRFILATLLCLVATSLTVCLSGAGAVDGAAEGGEAPALVVVGGDRSYPPYEFLDREDKPSGYNVELTRAVARVMGLKVEIRLGAWSERRKDLLNGDVDILEGMSFSDERAQSIDFSPPHTIVHHSIFARKGGNRHLTLADLRGKEVLVLNDGIMQEFLAAKKVGAKIVPVPTHADVLRALASGKHDYAVMAKLPGLYLIRELGLANLEAVGDPVSAQQYCFAVKKGNAALLARFNEGLAILKKTGEYQRIYNKWLGVLEPPGLTWSEVFKYGAIVVLPLILLVGGTVLWSRTLQREVAARTAELTREVEERRHAEEELRNRQQQLVQADKMAALGILVSGVAHEINNPNGLILLNLPVMMEAFRDAEPILEEHFERHGDFEFGGLPYSRMREVLPKLMGQMQDGSRRVKLIVEDLKDFARQQEPGKSAELDLNETVQAALRLLANLIEKSTDNFTVSLGEGIPKLQGSAQRIEQVVVNLLVNACQALPAPERGIELATWFDGAENSVILEVRDQGTGIAPEHLQHLTDPFFTTKRESGGTGLGLSVSSGIAKEHGGGLTFTSEQGAGTTARLTLPVPQPKEQQS, encoded by the coding sequence ATGATGACTACATCTGCCCGCTTCAGATTCATACTGGCCACCCTCTTGTGCCTTGTCGCCACATCGCTGACAGTGTGCCTGTCAGGTGCCGGCGCCGTCGATGGTGCAGCGGAGGGGGGAGAGGCACCGGCGCTCGTGGTGGTAGGCGGCGACCGCAGCTATCCCCCTTACGAGTTCCTGGACCGGGAGGACAAACCCAGCGGCTACAACGTGGAACTCACCCGCGCGGTGGCCCGGGTGATGGGGCTCAAGGTCGAGATACGCCTGGGTGCGTGGTCGGAGCGGCGCAAGGATCTGCTGAACGGGGATGTCGACATCCTGGAAGGGATGTCCTTCTCGGACGAGCGAGCGCAGAGCATCGATTTCTCGCCGCCGCATACCATCGTGCACCACTCCATCTTCGCCCGCAAAGGGGGCAACCGTCACCTCACCCTCGCGGACCTGCGCGGCAAGGAAGTCCTCGTCCTGAACGACGGCATCATGCAGGAGTTCCTGGCGGCTAAGAAGGTGGGGGCGAAGATCGTTCCGGTCCCAACGCACGCCGACGTGCTGCGCGCGCTCGCCTCAGGAAAGCACGACTACGCAGTGATGGCGAAACTCCCCGGCCTCTACCTGATCCGGGAGCTCGGGCTCGCGAACCTTGAGGCGGTGGGTGACCCGGTATCGGCCCAGCAGTACTGCTTCGCGGTGAAGAAAGGAAATGCGGCGCTTTTGGCCCGTTTCAACGAGGGGCTCGCCATCCTGAAGAAGACCGGCGAGTACCAGAGGATCTACAACAAGTGGCTCGGCGTACTGGAACCGCCAGGGCTCACCTGGAGCGAGGTGTTCAAGTACGGCGCCATCGTGGTGCTGCCGCTCATCCTGCTCGTGGGGGGGACGGTGCTCTGGTCGCGCACGCTGCAGCGCGAGGTGGCGGCGCGCACCGCTGAGCTCACCCGCGAGGTAGAGGAGCGGCGCCACGCCGAGGAGGAGCTCAGAAACCGCCAGCAGCAACTGGTGCAGGCGGACAAGATGGCGGCGCTGGGGATCCTCGTCTCGGGGGTCGCCCACGAGATCAACAACCCGAACGGCCTGATCCTTTTGAACCTCCCGGTGATGATGGAGGCGTTTAGGGACGCGGAGCCGATCCTCGAAGAGCATTTCGAACGGCACGGCGACTTCGAGTTCGGCGGGCTCCCTTACTCCCGCATGCGCGAGGTGCTCCCTAAGCTCATGGGGCAGATGCAGGACGGGTCGCGCCGGGTGAAGCTCATCGTCGAGGACCTGAAGGACTTCGCGAGACAGCAGGAGCCGGGCAAGAGTGCCGAGCTTGACCTGAACGAGACGGTACAGGCGGCGCTGCGCCTATTGGCGAACCTGATCGAGAAGAGCACCGACAACTTCACCGTGTCGCTCGGCGAAGGTATCCCGAAACTGCAGGGAAGCGCCCAGCGCATCGAGCAGGTGGTGGTGAACCTCCTGGTGAACGCCTGCCAGGCGCTCCCCGCCCCGGAGCGGGGCATCGAGCTCGCCACATGGTTCGACGGCGCGGAAAACAGCGTCATTCTCGAGGTGCGCGACCAGGGAACCGGAATCGCGCCGGAACATCTGCAGCACCTGACCGATCCGTTCTTCACCACGAAGCGCGAGAGCGGCGGGACCGGCCTAGGACTTTCCGTTTCGAGCGGCATCGCGAAGGAGCACGGCGGCGGGCTCACCTTCACCTCCGAGCAGGGCGCCGGGACCACGGCACGGCTCACCCTTCCCGTACCTCAGCCAAAGGAGCAGCAGTCATGA